The region TTTGTGAGAAACCACAAGTAACAAATTTAGCAAAAGAATTAAATATAAGCCAATCAGCAATTTCTTTAGCAATAAAATCATTAGAAGAAAAACTAAATGAAACGCTATTTGATAGAATTGGTAAAAAACTTATTTTAAATGAAAGAGGGCGATATTTTAAAGAGCAAACTTATGAACATTATTTAGCTCTAAAAGATGCTCAAACAATTTTCCAAAAAAATAAATTAGCAGGAACATTAAAAATATGTGCAAGTAAAACAATTTCAAATTATATTATGCCAGATATATATTATGATTTTTTGACATTACATCCTGAAGTTTCTTTTGAAATTGATTCGTTTAATTCAACACGTATTATAAATGAAGTAGTAGAAGGAAATATTGATATTGGACTAATTGAAACCAATCTAAGTCATTCTAATATCATAAAAAAACACTTATGTGATGATGAATTAATAATTGTAACATCAGATGAAAAATATCCTAAAAATAAATATGTTGATACAATAGATAAAAAATGGATTTTAAGAGAATCAGGTTCAGGAACAAAAGAGATATTTATAGATTGTTTAGGTGCAAAAGCTTTGGATTTAAATATTTTCATGCAACTTAATAGCTTTGAAGAGATAAAAAAAATTGTCCTAGATAATACTGATACAATAACTGCAATATCAAGAGTTGTCGTAAATAAAGAATTAAAAGAAAAAGAACTTTTTGAAATAAAACTTATTAATATTTCATTTAAAAGAGAATTTTCATTAATCTATAATAAAGCTAAAACACCAAATCTTTTATTTTTAGATTTTGTTACTTTTATTGAGCATAGAATTTCTTCTAATTATAAGGATATGAATTAACTTTTGCTATAATATTTAGATAATTTTAGAAGATAGGACAATATTTGAATTGGTTAGAAATAGATAAAAAACACGTTTGGCATCCATATAATTCGCTTCCTTCAAGGAATGAACTTCTTCCTGTAAAATCTACTAATAAAACTAGTATTTTTTTACAAACAGGTGAAGAATTAATTGATGGTATGAGCTCGTGGTGGAGTGCTATCCATGGATATAATAACCCAAGATTAAATGAGGCTTTAAAATCACAAATAGATATTATGCCACATATTATGTTTGGTGGAATTGCACATGAAAAAGCATCAATACTTTGTGAAAAACTAGCAAAACTTACAGGACTAAATAGTGTGTTTTTATGTGATAGTGGTTCTGTATCTGTTGAGGTTGCTTTAAAAACTACAATTCAATATCAAGAAGC is a window of Poseidonibacter antarcticus DNA encoding:
- a CDS encoding LysR family transcriptional regulator, producing MTFKELNFFYHLCEKPQVTNLAKELNISQSAISLAIKSLEEKLNETLFDRIGKKLILNERGRYFKEQTYEHYLALKDAQTIFQKNKLAGTLKICASKTISNYIMPDIYYDFLTLHPEVSFEIDSFNSTRIINEVVEGNIDIGLIETNLSHSNIIKKHLCDDELIIVTSDEKYPKNKYVDTIDKKWILRESGSGTKEIFIDCLGAKALDLNIFMQLNSFEEIKKIVLDNTDTITAISRVVVNKELKEKELFEIKLINISFKREFSLIYNKAKTPNLLFLDFVTFIEHRISSNYKDMN